The Sulfitobacter guttiformis genome contains a region encoding:
- a CDS encoding xanthine dehydrogenase family protein molybdopterin-binding subunit, producing MPKDSGIGASSKRREDIRFLTGEGNYTDDINVRGQAYVYFLRSDVAHGTLNSVDTSAADAMPGVVKVFTGADFEAVGSVPCGWQITDKHGQPMQEPRHPVLAHGKVRHVGEPIAAVVAETLEQARDAAEAIVLDITHLPAVVNMKDAVKEGAPKVHDDLTSNLCYDWGFVEENKAAVDAAFEEAAHVTTLELVNNRLVANPMEPRVAVGDYARGTGDHTLYTTSQNPHVIRLLMGAFVLGIPEHKLRVVAPDVGGGFGTKIFHYQEEAFVTFAAKACNRAVKWTSSRSEAFMSDAHGRDHVTKIQLALDKDNNFTALRTDTYANMGAYLSTFAPSVPTWLHGTLMAGNYKTPLVYVNVKAVFTNTVPVDAYRGAGRPEATYQLERLVDKAAHELKVDPIKLRRQNFIMEFPYQTPVAVEYDTGDYVATMDKLEEMADIPGFAARRKASEAKGKLRGFGVNCYIEACGIAPSNLVGQLGARAGLFESCTVRVNATGGLVVMTGSHSHGQGHETSFAQVVADMIGIPEDMVEIVHGDTANTPMGMGTYGSRSLAVGGSAMVKATEKIIAKATKIASHLLEASETDVELKDGAFTVAGTDKSVAWGEVTLAAYVPHNYPLEEIEPGLEETAFYDPSNFTYPSGAYACEVELDPETGQVTVERFSAADDFGNVVNPMIVTGQVHGGLAQGIGQALLENCAYDSDGQLLSASYMDYAMPRASDLPFYDVDHSCQTPCTHNPLGVKGCGEAGAIGSPPAVINAVLDAMRSGGKDIGHIDMPVSPHRVWEAMNG from the coding sequence ATGCCAAAGGACAGTGGTATCGGCGCCAGCAGCAAGCGGCGCGAGGACATCCGGTTTTTGACCGGAGAAGGCAATTACACCGATGACATCAATGTACGGGGGCAGGCATATGTCTACTTCCTGCGCTCGGACGTGGCGCACGGCACGCTCAATTCCGTCGATACCTCGGCAGCGGATGCTATGCCGGGTGTGGTCAAGGTTTTCACCGGTGCCGATTTCGAGGCCGTAGGTTCGGTCCCTTGCGGCTGGCAGATAACTGACAAACACGGCCAACCGATGCAAGAGCCGCGCCATCCGGTGTTGGCCCATGGCAAGGTCCGCCACGTAGGCGAGCCGATTGCCGCGGTCGTGGCCGAGACGCTGGAGCAGGCGCGTGACGCCGCCGAGGCGATTGTCCTCGACATCACCCACTTGCCGGCTGTTGTGAATATGAAGGACGCCGTCAAGGAAGGCGCCCCAAAAGTGCACGATGATCTGACATCGAACCTGTGCTATGACTGGGGTTTCGTTGAGGAAAACAAAGCGGCGGTCGACGCCGCGTTCGAGGAAGCTGCGCACGTAACCACTCTTGAGTTGGTGAACAATCGCCTTGTCGCCAACCCGATGGAGCCGCGCGTGGCAGTGGGGGATTACGCCCGTGGTACAGGCGATCACACGCTTTATACTACCAGCCAGAATCCGCACGTGATCCGTCTGCTGATGGGTGCATTTGTTCTGGGCATTCCCGAGCATAAGCTGCGCGTTGTGGCCCCCGACGTGGGCGGCGGTTTCGGCACAAAAATCTTCCATTATCAGGAAGAAGCCTTTGTGACTTTCGCTGCTAAGGCCTGCAACCGTGCGGTCAAATGGACTTCATCGCGGTCCGAGGCGTTTATGTCGGATGCCCATGGTCGCGACCATGTGACCAAGATTCAGCTCGCCTTGGACAAGGACAACAACTTTACCGCGCTGCGCACCGATACTTACGCAAACATGGGGGCGTATCTTTCCACATTCGCACCGTCCGTGCCGACGTGGCTGCATGGCACTTTGATGGCGGGCAACTATAAAACGCCGCTGGTGTATGTGAACGTCAAGGCCGTGTTTACCAACACTGTGCCTGTTGATGCCTACCGTGGGGCAGGCCGCCCCGAGGCCACATACCAGCTTGAGCGGTTGGTCGATAAGGCCGCACATGAGCTGAAGGTCGATCCGATCAAATTGCGGCGCCAGAACTTTATTATGGAGTTCCCGTATCAGACACCTGTGGCGGTGGAATACGACACAGGCGACTACGTGGCGACAATGGACAAGCTCGAAGAGATGGCCGACATCCCCGGATTTGCCGCACGCCGCAAGGCCTCCGAGGCGAAGGGCAAGTTGCGCGGCTTTGGCGTCAACTGCTACATCGAGGCGTGCGGTATTGCGCCCTCCAATCTTGTGGGGCAACTGGGTGCGCGTGCGGGTCTGTTTGAATCCTGCACAGTACGGGTTAACGCTACGGGCGGATTGGTCGTCATGACAGGTTCACACAGCCACGGGCAGGGGCACGAGACGTCCTTTGCACAAGTGGTCGCGGATATGATCGGCATCCCCGAGGATATGGTCGAGATCGTACACGGTGACACCGCAAACACACCCATGGGGATGGGCACCTATGGTTCTCGCTCACTTGCAGTGGGCGGCTCTGCTATGGTTAAGGCGACAGAAAAGATCATTGCCAAAGCGACCAAAATTGCCAGCCACCTGCTGGAAGCATCTGAGACAGATGTGGAGCTGAAAGACGGTGCGTTTACTGTAGCCGGCACCGATAAATCCGTTGCATGGGGCGAGGTGACACTCGCTGCCTACGTGCCTCACAACTATCCGCTGGAAGAGATAGAGCCGGGGCTGGAGGAAACGGCGTTCTATGATCCGTCGAACTTTACTTATCCCTCCGGTGCGTATGCCTGCGAGGTCGAGCTTGATCCAGAAACAGGACAAGTGACGGTCGAGCGGTTCTCGGCGGCAGATGATTTCGGAAATGTCGTCAATCCAATGATCGTGACCGGACAGGTCCACGGCGGTCTGGCGCAGGGAATCGGGCAGGCATTGCTCGAGAACTGCGCCTATGACAGCGATGGCCAGTTGCTGAGCGCCAGCTATATGGATTATGCTATGCCGCGTGCCTCGGATCTGCCGTTCTACGACGTGGACCATTCCTGCCAGACGCCCTGTACGCACAACCCATTGGGCGTAAAAGGCTGTGGAGAGGCGGGAGCAATTGGATCGCCCCCTGCGGTGATTAACGCGGTGCTGGATGCGATGCGCTCCGGCGGTAAGGACATCGGGCATATCGACATGCCTGTGTCCCCCCACCGTGTCTGGGAGGCGATGAACGGCTAA
- a CDS encoding BolA/IbaG family iron-sulfur metabolism protein, whose product MPMTAHEIEDLLRITFPDAQIVVEGNDGVHMSALVVDESFRGQNRVQQQRAVYAALKGKMDGSSGELHALALTTKVPTE is encoded by the coding sequence ATGCCTATGACTGCCCACGAGATCGAAGACCTGTTGCGGATAACCTTCCCCGATGCGCAGATCGTGGTGGAGGGCAATGACGGCGTGCATATGTCGGCCCTTGTCGTTGACGAGAGTTTTCGCGGCCAGAACAGAGTGCAACAACAGCGCGCTGTTTATGCAGCCCTCAAGGGAAAAATGGACGGCTCCAGCGGTGAATTGCACGCTCTTGCCCTGACCACAAAGGTACCGACAGAATGA
- a CDS encoding M50 family metallopeptidase — protein MTYFKSHWQLLVLTGVVFAFWQTPVVVPLKILIVFLHELSHALAALLTGGSVVQISLSPDQGGFAITRGGNLFVILTAGYLGSLVLGVMLLMVALRSTADRGVIAILGAVMLAVAVLFVRDLFAAAFCLGAGLSLLTMARFLGHGANDLALRVIGLSSLIYVPYDIFDDTIARASQRSDAYMLAEAFGGTAMLWGALWLAISLLVIAACLHRVLGASSNIALPFAR, from the coding sequence ATGACTTATTTCAAATCCCACTGGCAATTGCTGGTGCTCACCGGTGTTGTCTTTGCATTTTGGCAAACGCCGGTCGTCGTGCCGCTCAAAATCCTGATCGTTTTTTTGCACGAACTGTCACATGCCCTCGCCGCATTGCTGACTGGCGGCTCGGTGGTCCAGATATCGCTTTCGCCCGATCAGGGCGGATTCGCGATTACGCGGGGCGGCAATCTGTTTGTCATCCTTACTGCCGGTTATCTAGGATCGCTTGTGCTAGGTGTCATGCTGTTGATGGTAGCACTCCGCAGCACTGCCGATCGCGGGGTGATTGCAATTCTGGGGGCGGTCATGTTGGCGGTAGCGGTTTTATTCGTGCGCGATCTGTTTGCGGCTGCGTTCTGTCTCGGTGCGGGGTTGTCGCTGCTTACCATGGCGCGTTTTTTGGGGCATGGCGCAAATGATCTGGCCCTGCGGGTCATCGGCCTCAGTAGCCTCATCTATGTCCCCTATGACATATTCGACGATACGATTGCGCGCGCGTCCCAACGCTCGGACGCCTATATGCTGGCTGAGGCATTTGGCGGCACTGCCATGCTCTGGGGAGCGCTCTGGTTGGCGATCAGCCTCCTTGTGATTGCCGCATGCCTGCACCGCGTGCTTGGCGCCTCCAGCAATATCGCCCTGCCCTTTGCACGCTAA
- the grxD gene encoding Grx4 family monothiol glutaredoxin gives MTDAKTKIKETVSAHDVVLFMKGTKEMPQCGFSSKVAGVLNYMGVNFADVNVLADEEMRQGIKDYSDWPTIPQLYVKGEFVGGCDIITEMTLSGELDTFFAENGVTFDKEAADKIREANA, from the coding sequence ATGACCGACGCAAAGACCAAAATCAAAGAAACCGTGAGCGCGCACGATGTTGTCCTGTTCATGAAAGGCACCAAGGAAATGCCCCAGTGTGGGTTTTCTTCAAAGGTAGCAGGTGTACTGAATTACATGGGCGTAAATTTTGCCGACGTGAATGTGCTGGCCGATGAAGAGATGCGTCAGGGCATCAAGGATTATTCCGACTGGCCCACTATTCCGCAGCTTTATGTAAAGGGTGAGTTTGTCGGCGGTTGCGATATCATCACCGAGATGACCCTCTCGGGCGAGCTTGATACCTTCTTTGCCGAAAATGGCGTGACGTTTGATAAAGAAGCTGCCGATAAGATCCGTGAAGCCAACGCCTGA
- a CDS encoding XdhC family protein — protein sequence MQPISGAPEQALAWITEGKRAALATVVETWGSAPRRVGAQMVVSSEGEMEGSVSGGCVEGAVVLEALEALEEGETKILEYGVSDGDAFAVGLACGGNIRVLVEPVGAGGMPQDMLEALVAARAARTPVAYEVTLDGKHRAFVEQGHNDRFRADRSGLEEDGQKFVAIHNPPLRLIVVGAVHIAQALVPMARIAGFDPVVVDPREAFGSQARFPDARVINDWPDAALEEVGVDTRTALVLLTHDPKLDDPALHLGLRSGAFYIGALGSKRTHAMRVERLSAAGFDPHTIARINGPVGLDIGASGPAEIAVSILAQMIAGLRRP from the coding sequence ATGCAACCGATATCAGGCGCACCGGAACAAGCATTGGCATGGATCACCGAAGGTAAGCGTGCAGCCCTTGCCACCGTCGTCGAGACATGGGGGTCAGCACCTCGCCGTGTGGGTGCACAGATGGTTGTCTCCTCTGAGGGAGAAATGGAGGGCTCGGTCTCGGGCGGCTGTGTGGAGGGGGCAGTCGTTCTTGAGGCCCTCGAGGCACTGGAGGAGGGCGAGACAAAAATTCTTGAATACGGGGTAAGCGACGGCGATGCTTTTGCCGTGGGCCTTGCCTGTGGCGGCAATATCCGTGTGTTGGTCGAACCTGTAGGCGCAGGGGGCATGCCTCAAGATATGCTCGAGGCGCTGGTGGCTGCGCGCGCGGCCCGCACGCCCGTTGCCTATGAAGTGACATTGGACGGCAAACACCGTGCCTTTGTGGAGCAGGGCCACAACGACCGCTTTCGCGCCGACCGTTCGGGGCTTGAGGAGGACGGGCAGAAATTTGTTGCCATCCATAATCCGCCCCTGCGCCTTATCGTTGTGGGGGCCGTGCATATTGCACAGGCTCTTGTGCCGATGGCGCGGATCGCGGGTTTCGATCCTGTGGTTGTGGACCCGCGCGAGGCGTTTGGCTCGCAGGCGCGGTTTCCGGATGCCCGCGTAATAAACGACTGGCCCGACGCAGCACTTGAGGAGGTCGGCGTGGACACCCGCACAGCACTGGTATTGTTAACGCATGACCCGAAACTCGATGATCCGGCGCTGCATCTGGGGCTGCGATCGGGCGCATTCTACATCGGGGCGCTGGGCTCAAAGCGTACTCATGCCATGCGGGTCGAGCGGCTGAGCGCAGCGGGATTCGACCCTCACACGATTGCGCGCATTAACGGGCCTGTTGGCCTCGACATCGGCGCGTCTGGCCCTGCGGAAATCGCTGTGTCGATCCTTGCGCAGATGATTGCGGGCCTGCGCCGCCCATGA
- a CDS encoding FAD binding domain-containing protein gives MYNFDVEMPTTVADAVKALAREEAQPLSGGQTLIPTLKARLAAPSVLVSLHGIAEMKGVCKNDAGQLCIGGATTHATVAAQAAADYPGLASLAARIGDPAVRNRGTIGGSVANNDPSACYPAGVLASGATVITNKREIAADDYFLGMFETALEEGEIVTEIKFPIPQASHYEKHLQPASRFPLVAVFVAKFADGVRVAVTGASENGVFRWTEAEAALSGNFSAEALAGLTLSGDQMISDLHGSGTYRAHLCGVMTKRAVIAING, from the coding sequence ATGTATAATTTTGATGTGGAGATGCCCACGACAGTTGCGGATGCCGTCAAGGCATTGGCGCGCGAAGAAGCCCAGCCGCTGAGCGGGGGACAGACATTGATCCCGACGCTCAAGGCGCGTTTGGCGGCACCGTCGGTTCTGGTGTCGTTGCACGGCATCGCTGAGATGAAAGGTGTATGCAAAAACGACGCAGGCCAGTTGTGTATCGGTGGGGCGACCACCCACGCGACAGTAGCTGCACAAGCGGCGGCGGACTATCCGGGGTTGGCCTCTTTGGCGGCCCGCATCGGTGATCCGGCAGTACGCAACCGCGGCACGATTGGCGGCTCTGTTGCCAACAATGACCCGTCAGCCTGCTACCCAGCGGGTGTTCTGGCGTCTGGTGCAACTGTGATCACCAACAAGCGTGAGATTGCAGCCGATGATTACTTCCTCGGGATGTTCGAGACAGCGCTGGAAGAAGGCGAAATTGTTACCGAGATCAAGTTCCCGATCCCGCAGGCATCCCATTACGAGAAGCACTTGCAGCCTGCCTCGCGCTTTCCGCTGGTTGCTGTTTTCGTAGCGAAATTTGCAGACGGTGTGCGGGTTGCAGTAACGGGCGCGTCCGAAAATGGCGTGTTTCGCTGGACCGAGGCAGAAGCAGCACTCAGCGGCAACTTCTCGGCAGAGGCTTTGGCAGGACTTACTCTTTCCGGTGACCAGATGATCAGTGATTTGCATGGATCGGGCACCTACCGCGCCCATCTGTGCGGTGTAATGACCAAACGTGCGGTAATTGCCATAAACGGCTGA
- a CDS encoding OmpA family protein, which translates to MTGILKTSTSIGLIMLMGLPSVTFAQAACGTGEFPCALTDGTVVQTEDDLASAIAATQAEVDAQAQAAEQAQAAADAEADAAEAQAAEELAAAEAQAAAAAEADAAAALAQAQADEAKAEADAQAAADAQAAADAQGDADAREAAQAEADAAVAEAQAAEAQAAADAEAQAALEAEEAATAAQAEAEAAGVEAQATADAEAQRAAEAEAQAAAEVEADAAVEAEVAAEAETATEKEAADAEAAAQAQADADAQAAAEAQAAIDAEAAAEAQAAADAAPEPTEEEAAAEAERVAAEDQQRIEAQAERAREEAQSLAAAQADEAEGEVVTETVAVDDVRSSSEEFETAVTSTTAAAPAEREGLSKFEKALLLGLGAVVVGSVLNNGDEVKSNSGDRVIVERDGELRVLKDDDALLRRPGNDVRTETFNDGSSRTIVTKPDDTRIVTIRGADGTVLRRLRVMPDGQEYTLFDDTVEEREIVVSRLPQYFAPSQKAGAVEEGELRAALLAQASGDRGAAYSLRQIRDIRQVRALAPEVELDAVRFASGSSAIAPEQARSLSRLGATLRDLIASDPRTVLLVEGHTDAVGDAGYNLALSDRRAETVALALTEYFGVPEENMIVQGYGESQLKVQTLIAEQANRRAVVRNITELLR; encoded by the coding sequence ATGACTGGTATTCTCAAAACATCAACCTCGATCGGCCTCATCATGTTGATGGGTTTGCCATCCGTTACGTTCGCACAGGCGGCATGTGGCACGGGGGAATTTCCCTGCGCTCTGACAGATGGAACTGTTGTGCAGACAGAGGACGACCTCGCGTCTGCGATCGCTGCGACACAAGCTGAAGTCGATGCGCAAGCACAGGCAGCCGAGCAAGCACAAGCGGCTGCTGATGCCGAAGCCGATGCAGCAGAGGCGCAAGCGGCAGAAGAACTTGCTGCTGCCGAAGCACAAGCTGCTGCTGCAGCCGAGGCAGACGCAGCTGCGGCGCTAGCTCAAGCCCAGGCGGACGAAGCGAAAGCTGAGGCGGATGCCCAAGCAGCCGCTGACGCTCAAGCTGCGGCTGATGCGCAGGGTGATGCAGACGCTCGTGAAGCAGCCCAAGCTGAAGCTGACGCCGCTGTCGCCGAAGCTCAAGCTGCCGAAGCCCAAGCTGCGGCAGATGCCGAAGCACAGGCCGCATTGGAAGCCGAAGAAGCCGCGACTGCTGCTCAGGCCGAAGCGGAGGCCGCTGGTGTAGAGGCGCAAGCAACAGCCGATGCCGAGGCCCAACGAGCTGCTGAAGCAGAAGCACAAGCTGCCGCTGAGGTTGAAGCGGATGCAGCTGTTGAGGCAGAAGTCGCTGCCGAAGCCGAAACTGCGACAGAAAAAGAAGCTGCGGACGCTGAGGCTGCAGCACAAGCGCAGGCCGACGCCGATGCACAAGCTGCCGCCGAAGCGCAAGCTGCCATTGATGCAGAAGCCGCTGCCGAAGCTCAAGCTGCTGCAGACGCCGCGCCAGAGCCTACAGAAGAAGAAGCCGCTGCCGAAGCCGAGCGCGTTGCCGCCGAAGACCAGCAGCGTATCGAAGCGCAAGCCGAGCGTGCGCGCGAAGAGGCACAATCGCTTGCCGCGGCACAGGCTGACGAGGCAGAAGGCGAGGTTGTTACCGAAACCGTCGCAGTTGATGATGTGCGCTCCTCCAGCGAAGAATTCGAAACTGCTGTGACTTCGACAACCGCCGCAGCACCAGCCGAACGCGAAGGGTTGAGCAAATTCGAAAAAGCCTTGCTACTCGGTCTTGGTGCTGTCGTTGTCGGGTCTGTCCTGAACAATGGCGACGAAGTGAAAAGCAACTCCGGAGACCGTGTGATCGTCGAGCGTGATGGCGAGCTGCGTGTGCTTAAGGATGACGATGCCCTATTGCGCCGTCCCGGCAATGATGTCCGGACCGAAACCTTCAATGACGGTTCGAGCCGTACAATCGTAACCAAGCCAGATGACACACGCATCGTGACCATTCGCGGTGCGGATGGCACTGTGTTGCGCCGTTTGCGGGTTATGCCTGACGGGCAGGAGTATACGCTGTTCGATGATACCGTAGAAGAGCGCGAGATCGTCGTAAGCCGTTTGCCGCAATACTTCGCGCCCAGCCAGAAGGCTGGTGCGGTAGAGGAAGGCGAATTGCGTGCTGCCCTTTTGGCACAAGCGTCCGGTGACCGTGGCGCGGCGTATTCGCTGCGACAGATTCGCGACATCCGCCAAGTGCGCGCATTGGCGCCGGAGGTCGAGTTGGACGCGGTACGCTTTGCCAGCGGTTCTTCCGCAATTGCGCCCGAACAGGCGCGAAGCCTGTCACGTCTTGGTGCTACTCTGCGTGATTTGATTGCCTCTGATCCGCGCACTGTGCTGTTGGTCGAAGGGCACACAGATGCGGTTGGAGATGCCGGCTACAATCTCGCATTGTCGGATCGCCGTGCCGAGACTGTTGCTCTGGCGCTTACAGAATATTTCGGTGTGCCAGAGGAAAATATGATCGTGCAGGGGTATGGCGAGAGCCAGCTTAAGGTTCAGACCCTTATCGCAGAGCAGGCGAACCGTCGTGCGGTTGTGCGCAACATTACGGAATTACTCCGCTAA
- a CDS encoding molybdopterin-binding protein, whose translation MKFGPVPTAQAQGSVLAHSVALPEGRLRKGKMLDADDIAALLNSDINAIIVATLEHGDSGEDAAAEQLADALLAGSRGLRRSAAFTGRVNLIAQSEGVAMLDVSALHAVNAFDPMITVATVPPHHQLRRGDMVATIKIISYAVPQVAVSRAALAAQGAITVAPPILKTATLIITEIAGGAGEKGREAIESRLTALGVALSQVLIVPHTLGALAAAIRAAEAPLVLILTGSATSDIHDVAPSALVAAGGHVTRFGMPVDPGNLLFLGALGAAQVIGLPGCARSPALNGADWVLARIVCGVPVTAQDIAAMGVGGLLKEIPTRPQPRRPRSPAQQDITAD comes from the coding sequence ATGAAGTTCGGGCCGGTGCCTACTGCGCAGGCACAGGGTAGCGTGCTGGCCCATTCCGTGGCCCTGCCGGAGGGGCGGCTGCGTAAAGGGAAGATGCTGGATGCGGATGATATCGCTGCATTGCTAAATTCAGACATAAACGCGATAATCGTCGCCACACTTGAGCACGGTGACAGTGGCGAGGATGCTGCCGCTGAACAGCTTGCCGATGCGCTGCTTGCAGGCAGTAGAGGTTTGCGTCGCAGTGCTGCATTTACAGGACGGGTGAACCTGATCGCACAAAGCGAGGGGGTCGCGATGCTGGACGTGTCGGCCCTTCACGCGGTTAACGCGTTCGACCCCATGATCACGGTTGCAACCGTGCCTCCCCACCATCAGTTGCGCCGTGGCGATATGGTCGCGACGATCAAGATTATATCCTATGCCGTGCCACAGGTTGCGGTGTCGCGTGCTGCATTGGCGGCGCAGGGGGCAATAACCGTTGCTCCCCCTATCCTTAAGACCGCAACGCTGATCATCACCGAAATTGCCGGCGGCGCAGGAGAGAAGGGCCGCGAAGCGATCGAGAGCCGGCTGACGGCCTTGGGCGTCGCTTTGTCGCAGGTTTTGATTGTGCCTCATACCTTAGGTGCACTCGCGGCTGCGATCAGAGCTGCTGAAGCACCGCTGGTCTTGATCCTCACGGGGTCCGCCACTTCCGACATCCACGATGTGGCGCCTTCTGCACTTGTCGCGGCGGGGGGGCATGTCACGCGCTTTGGCATGCCTGTCGATCCGGGTAATCTGTTGTTTCTGGGCGCGCTGGGCGCCGCACAAGTCATTGGCCTGCCTGGATGTGCGCGATCGCCCGCGCTCAACGGAGCGGACTGGGTTTTGGCGCGTATCGTTTGCGGCGTGCCGGTCACAGCACAGGACATCGCGGCAATGGGTGTGGGTGGACTGCTGAAAGAAATTCCGACACGCCCCCAGCCGCGCCGCCCGCGATCACCAGCGCAGCAGGATATAACGGCAGACTAA
- a CDS encoding ferredoxin--NADP reductase, whose product MTEQKPVTTDTAKAVPTLPDAQTVTSVTHWTDRLFSFRVTRPTSLRFRSGEFVMIGLMGDPHPETGKVKPLLRAYSIASPAWDDELEFYSIKVQDGPLTSRLQHIAVGDEIILRPKPVGTLVHDALLPGKRLWLFSTGTGFAPFASLLREPETYEKFEQVIVTHTCRDVAELEYSRKLIADLQADEMMQELIGVENLAKIRYYPTTTRENSAKMGRITTLLEDGTVFTDLGIDGITVGEDRAMVCGSMGLNTDIKVVLEGFGLQEGANSDPKHYVVEKAFVG is encoded by the coding sequence ATGACCGAGCAAAAACCAGTGACCACCGACACCGCAAAAGCCGTCCCCACGCTGCCCGATGCGCAGACTGTGACTTCCGTGACCCATTGGACAGATCGCCTGTTTTCATTTCGCGTGACACGCCCGACAAGCCTGCGCTTTCGCTCTGGGGAGTTTGTGATGATCGGCCTGATGGGTGACCCACACCCGGAAACGGGTAAGGTAAAGCCTCTGCTGCGCGCCTATTCTATCGCCTCTCCTGCGTGGGATGACGAGTTGGAGTTTTATTCCATCAAGGTGCAGGATGGTCCGCTGACCTCACGCCTGCAACATATCGCTGTTGGTGACGAGATCATTTTGCGCCCGAAACCTGTAGGCACGCTGGTCCACGACGCCCTTTTGCCAGGAAAGCGGCTGTGGCTGTTTTCAACAGGTACGGGGTTTGCGCCCTTTGCATCGCTGCTGCGCGAGCCTGAGACATACGAGAAATTCGAGCAGGTTATCGTCACTCATACCTGCCGCGATGTGGCCGAACTTGAGTATTCCCGCAAGCTGATCGCAGACCTGCAAGCAGACGAGATGATGCAAGAACTGATCGGTGTCGAGAACCTTGCGAAAATCCGCTATTATCCCACAACCACGCGCGAGAACTCCGCAAAGATGGGACGCATCACTACCTTGCTCGAGGATGGCACGGTGTTCACGGATCTGGGGATTGACGGTATCACCGTTGGTGAGGACCGCGCGATGGTTTGCGGTTCCATGGGATTGAATACGGATATCAAAGTGGTCCTTGAGGGTTTCGGCCTTCAGGAAGGTGCCAACTCGGATCCAAAACACTATGTGGTTGAAAAGGCATTTGTCGGCTGA
- the infC gene encoding translation initiation factor IF-3, with amino-acid sequence MGADGENAGVVTPARAMEMAEEAGLDLVEISPNANPPVCKIMDFGKFKYETQKREAEARKKQKIIEIKEVKFRPNTDTNDYEVKMRNVYKFLENGDKVKITLRFRGREMAHQNLGRELLERVAEDTKDQGKVENFPKMEGRQMVMLIGPLPK; translated from the coding sequence ATTGGCGCAGATGGCGAAAATGCTGGTGTCGTGACACCGGCCCGCGCCATGGAAATGGCTGAGGAAGCAGGGCTCGACCTTGTTGAAATCTCGCCAAATGCGAACCCGCCCGTTTGCAAAATCATGGATTTCGGCAAGTTCAAATACGAGACGCAAAAGCGTGAGGCCGAAGCGCGCAAGAAGCAAAAGATCATCGAGATCAAAGAGGTGAAGTTCCGCCCGAACACCGACACCAATGACTACGAAGTAAAGATGCGGAACGTGTACAAGTTTCTCGAAAATGGCGACAAGGTAAAGATCACCCTGCGTTTCCGTGGCCGTGAAATGGCGCACCAGAACTTGGGCCGTGAACTGCTCGAACGTGTTGCCGAGGACACCAAAGATCAGGGTAAGGTAGAAAACTTTCCAAAGATGGAAGGCCGGCAAATGGTTATGCTGATCGGGCCTTTGCCCAAATAA
- a CDS encoding DUF934 domain-containing protein: MSVIVTDTGFQTDDWTAGFCGGGAANDCAAIDLSSDTAPEEVTLTPALQMIRVDFPSSADGRGFTIARALRLRGYTGRLRAKGHVLADQYAMARRSGFDEVEIDDALAARQPADQWAFRADWQDNNYQARLRG, encoded by the coding sequence ATGAGCGTGATTGTTACCGATACAGGTTTTCAAACCGACGACTGGACTGCGGGATTTTGCGGCGGCGGGGCCGCGAACGATTGTGCTGCAATCGATTTGTCCTCCGACACCGCGCCCGAAGAGGTGACCCTCACGCCTGCACTTCAGATGATCCGCGTTGACTTCCCGTCTTCGGCTGACGGTCGCGGCTTCACCATTGCCCGTGCTCTGCGTTTGCGCGGCTATACTGGCCGTTTGCGTGCCAAAGGGCATGTATTAGCCGATCAATACGCCATGGCGCGGCGCAGCGGTTTTGACGAAGTCGAGATTGACGATGCTCTTGCGGCCCGCCAGCCTGCCGATCAATGGGCCTTCCGCGCCGATTGGCAGGACAACAATTATCAGGCACGACTGCGCGGCTGA
- a CDS encoding (2Fe-2S)-binding protein produces the protein MTQLKMTVNGKAASGEVEGRTLLVQFLRENMGLTGTHVGCDTSQCGACVVHVNGQAVKSCSMLAVEAQGAEVATIEGQAAPDGTLNTIQQAFQDHHGLQCGFCTPGMVMSAAALLKDNPKPTVDDVRHYLDGNICRCTGYHNIVKAIMAASGQDVSAIAAE, from the coding sequence ATGACACAGCTAAAAATGACTGTGAACGGCAAGGCCGCATCCGGTGAGGTCGAAGGCCGCACATTGCTGGTGCAGTTCCTGCGCGAGAATATGGGCCTGACGGGCACGCATGTCGGCTGTGATACCAGCCAGTGCGGTGCCTGTGTTGTCCATGTAAACGGGCAAGCGGTCAAATCCTGCTCGATGCTGGCAGTCGAGGCGCAGGGCGCCGAAGTGGCCACCATTGAGGGTCAAGCCGCACCTGACGGCACGCTCAACACTATCCAGCAAGCGTTTCAGGATCACCATGGATTGCAGTGCGGTTTCTGCACCCCAGGTATGGTGATGTCGGCGGCAGCCTTGCTCAAAGACAATCCTAAACCCACGGTCGATGATGTGCGCCATTATCTGGACGGCAACATCTGCCGCTGTACGGGCTACCACAACATCGTAAAAGCGATCATGGCAGCCTCCGGTCAGGATGTGTCGGCAATCGCTGCAGAGTGA